A stretch of the Medicago truncatula cultivar Jemalong A17 chromosome 5, MtrunA17r5.0-ANR, whole genome shotgun sequence genome encodes the following:
- the LOC11430242 gene encoding precursor of CEP9 gives MEASRFINDNNKDGDDAFRPTPSGHSLGVGHILPPPSSIIPKVLLKSQQPPSSDYLYTIKDDNKDGDDAFRPTPPGHSPGGGHTLPPSPPSIVPIISLKSLQPPSHDYWYSINDDNKDGDDAFRPNPPGHSPGGGHTLPPSPPSVIPTVLLENPQPISSDYFYNIKDDNKDGDDAFRPTPPGHSPGGGHTLPPSPPIVFMN, from the coding sequence ATGGAAGCATCAAGGTTtataaatgataataataaggATGGTGATGATGCTTTCCGTCCAACTCCTTCAGGTCATAGTCTTGGGGTGGGACATATATTACCACCACCATCAAGTATTATCCCTAAAGTCTTATTGAAAAGTCAACAACCTCCTTCATCTGATTATTTGTATACCATAAAGGATGATAATAAGGACGGTGATGATGCTTTTCGCCCAACTCCTCCTGGCCATAGCCCTGGAGGGGGACATACATTACCACCATCACCACCAAGTATTGTGCCTATAATCTCATTGAAAAGTCTACAGCCTCCATCACATGATTATTGGTATTCCATAAATGATGATAATAAAGATGGTGATGATGCTTTCCGTCCAAATCCTCCAGGTCATAGTCCTGGAGGGGGACATACGTTACCACCATCACCACCAAGTGTTATCCCTACAGTCTTATTGGAAAATCCACAACCTATTTCATCTgattatttctataacataaaGGATGATAATAAGGATGGTGATGATGCTTTTCGCCCAACTCCTCCTGGTCATAGCCCTGGAGGGGGACATACATTACCACCATCACCACCAATTGTTTTTATGAACTAA